In one Sporomusa sphaeroides DSM 2875 genomic region, the following are encoded:
- a CDS encoding tetratricopeptide repeat protein, producing MLRKLLLLLTISLCLVAPIGNAQVFEDKKQGFSIDVPEKWKIESQVTQFAFFNNEKKDKVFTIYFFPPYPGARTLVDDYLWLTQFADAMIQGTRATVVEPAKLSKVAGQPAIINTLAVTRRDGTKTRTLLATFWYNNQICHVISAAKKNEYDDALPIFQEMLNSLRFDPPTAYDWGEIGTAKQKNKEYDKAIEAFHNANKLDSKQTQYLADIAYTYSEMGEYDKAIVEITKAIELKPKEAFYYTERLYAYVKKKDGQAALHDANKAIELAPKDAHSYAGRGNAYALLGQYTEAIQDFQQQIELKGKLSESYFNLAQCYELLGNKEEAMRYYKKTKTYSDISEHVAAKVNSRINNNWESLKDWI from the coding sequence ATGCTAAGGAAGCTTTTATTGTTGCTAACTATCAGCCTATGTCTGGTTGCTCCTATCGGGAACGCCCAAGTATTCGAGGATAAAAAACAGGGTTTTTCTATTGATGTTCCCGAAAAATGGAAAATAGAAAGTCAAGTAACACAGTTTGCGTTTTTTAATAACGAGAAGAAAGATAAGGTATTCACCATCTATTTTTTTCCACCATATCCTGGTGCACGGACATTAGTAGATGATTATCTGTGGTTAACGCAGTTTGCTGATGCGATGATACAAGGTACACGGGCTACTGTTGTAGAACCAGCCAAACTAAGCAAAGTAGCAGGGCAACCTGCAATAATCAATACCCTAGCCGTTACTCGTAGGGATGGCACTAAAACGAGAACATTGCTGGCTACATTCTGGTATAATAATCAAATTTGCCATGTCATTAGCGCGGCGAAGAAGAATGAATATGATGATGCATTACCAATTTTTCAGGAAATGCTAAACTCTCTAAGGTTTGATCCGCCGACGGCATATGATTGGGGTGAAATAGGAACGGCTAAACAGAAAAATAAAGAATATGATAAAGCAATTGAAGCTTTTCATAATGCAAATAAGCTGGATTCCAAGCAAACTCAATATCTAGCGGATATTGCCTATACCTATTCAGAGATGGGTGAATATGATAAAGCGATAGTAGAGATTACCAAAGCGATAGAGTTAAAGCCTAAGGAGGCTTTTTACTATACTGAACGGCTCTATGCATATGTAAAGAAAAAAGACGGACAAGCAGCCTTACATGATGCCAATAAGGCAATCGAACTTGCTCCTAAGGATGCGCATTCTTACGCTGGACGTGGTAATGCCTATGCGCTTCTTGGTCAATATACCGAAGCGATTCAAGACTTTCAACAACAAATAGAATTAAAAGGAAAATTATCTGAAAGCTACTTTAATCTTGCTCAGTGTTACGAACTTTTGGGGAATAAGGAAGAAGCAATGAGATATTATAAAAAGACAAAGACATATTCTGATATTTCGGAACATGTCGCAGCGAAGGTAAATTCTAGGATAAATAATAATTGGGAAAGTCTCAAGGACTGGATATAA
- the larA gene encoding nickel-dependent lactate racemase, translating into MKPVSLAYGKNGLKIMVPDRAVIIEPRHLPGLADERTAVQEALRKPLGTPPLKDMVTEKDTVAIVISDMTRPTPNDKLVPWLLDELAHVPKENFVIINGLGSHRANTEAELIQMLGQEVVDTVRIINHNAFDPEELVLVGKNSYGSDVYLNKVYVNSTFKIVTGFIEPHFFAGFSGGPKGINPGIAGITTIQGFHNAQMIGNPQSTWGVIEGNVVQDAATQNCLMAKPDFMLNVTLNGNKEITSAFAGDVITAHRAGCAFVKEHAMYPVDQPFDLVITTNSGYPLDQNLYQTVKGMSAAAQIVKQGGAILSCSECSDGVPDHGNFAKILKSKATPEELLAMINDPSYSVFDQWQVQVLAMILLKAECYLYSELDEQTVRDAKIIPVAKPCDAITTVLNNKPGASVAVLPLGPLTIPYVK; encoded by the coding sequence ATGAAACCAGTATCACTGGCTTATGGAAAAAACGGCTTGAAAATTATGGTACCCGACCGCGCAGTAATAATCGAACCCCGCCATTTACCTGGACTTGCTGATGAAAGAACGGCCGTACAAGAGGCTCTCCGCAAGCCGCTGGGGACACCGCCTCTCAAAGATATGGTTACCGAGAAAGATACTGTTGCCATTGTTATTTCCGATATGACCCGCCCTACCCCGAATGACAAGCTGGTTCCCTGGCTTTTGGACGAACTTGCCCATGTGCCTAAAGAAAACTTTGTCATTATTAACGGTCTTGGCAGCCATCGGGCCAACACGGAAGCCGAGCTTATTCAAATGCTGGGCCAGGAAGTCGTTGATACCGTGCGAATTATCAACCACAATGCTTTTGACCCTGAAGAACTTGTATTGGTAGGTAAAAACAGCTATGGCTCTGATGTTTATCTCAACAAAGTCTATGTAAACTCTACCTTCAAAATTGTAACCGGCTTTATTGAGCCGCATTTCTTTGCCGGATTTTCCGGCGGCCCCAAAGGCATTAACCCCGGGATTGCCGGTATTACAACAATTCAAGGCTTCCATAACGCCCAAATGATCGGCAACCCGCAAAGCACCTGGGGCGTAATTGAAGGCAATGTGGTCCAGGATGCAGCCACCCAAAACTGCCTGATGGCTAAACCGGACTTCATGCTGAATGTCACTCTTAACGGCAACAAAGAAATCACCAGCGCCTTTGCCGGTGATGTAATTACAGCCCATCGCGCCGGCTGCGCCTTTGTTAAGGAACACGCCATGTACCCGGTTGACCAGCCGTTTGACCTGGTTATTACCACCAACTCAGGCTATCCGCTGGACCAAAATCTGTACCAAACAGTCAAAGGTATGAGCGCAGCCGCCCAGATTGTCAAACAAGGCGGAGCTATCCTTTCCTGCTCCGAATGCTCAGACGGCGTACCTGACCATGGTAACTTCGCCAAAATCCTTAAATCAAAAGCTACCCCTGAGGAACTGTTGGCGATGATTAATGACCCCAGCTACTCCGTATTTGATCAGTGGCAGGTGCAGGTGCTGGCAATGATTCTCCTGAAAGCCGAATGCTACCTGTACTCAGAACTTGATGAACAAACAGTGCGTGATGCCAAAATCATTCCGGTAGCCAAACCCTGTGATGCCATCACGACAGTGTTAAATAATAAACCCGGTGCCAGTGTTGCCGTATTGCCACTGGGACCGCTGACCATCCCGTATGTGAAATAG
- a CDS encoding flavin reductase family protein, which produces MTNLTYEQFSGQAAELIPKNAFMTTAHGGKTNTMTIGWGSVGIMWRKPVFTALVRQSRFTKELVEQSGEFTITLPLSEMKEALALCGTKSGRDMDKIAAAKLTLADSQAIATPIIATPGLQLECKVVFKQTMQPENLAAAEQASCYADGDYHTLYFAEIVAAYRTE; this is translated from the coding sequence ATGACAAACCTTACCTACGAACAATTCTCAGGCCAAGCCGCCGAGCTTATTCCCAAGAACGCCTTTATGACCACCGCCCATGGCGGCAAAACCAATACTATGACCATCGGCTGGGGCAGTGTCGGCATTATGTGGCGAAAACCGGTATTTACTGCTTTGGTACGCCAATCCCGCTTTACCAAAGAGCTTGTTGAGCAAAGCGGTGAGTTTACCATTACCCTGCCGCTGAGCGAAATGAAAGAAGCTCTGGCACTATGCGGCACCAAATCCGGCCGCGACATGGATAAAATTGCGGCTGCCAAGCTTACTCTGGCTGACAGCCAGGCCATCGCCACTCCGATTATTGCCACTCCCGGCTTGCAGCTGGAGTGCAAGGTAGTCTTCAAACAGACTATGCAGCCGGAAAATCTCGCTGCTGCCGAGCAGGCCTCGTGCTATGCCGATGGCGATTACCATACCCTGTACTTTGCTGAAATAGTGGCGGCTTACAGAACCGAGTAA
- a CDS encoding WG repeat-containing protein: MLAGVKLKSKWGYMDTTGKMLIAPQFSDIGVFWNQEMLDRELRYYQSSY; this comes from the coding sequence GTGTTAGCAGGAGTAAAGTTGAAGAGTAAATGGGGATATATGGATACTACCGGAAAAATGCTTATTGCGCCGCAATTCAGTGATATAGGTGTCTTTTGGAATCAAGAGATGCTAGACCGGGAATTAAGGTATTATCAGAGTTCTTACTAG
- a CDS encoding DUF3793 family protein: MWMKTGKTFVKLENQNTPADFFRWLIIELAPTILGEKPATLLTFVDCRRFSRQTFWRKFGAAFLREATIDWTIVREKGNSLTVLFYHPESLEGCLKQTEHCQFLEEFGYKADCPLYENIECLKQRYQGGCPHEIGLLLGIPLKDVLGFMGKGQECLSCRGMWCIYGDPRPSLAVMEKINKGKTYAARLLNSGVSPRNILLEKWRKTA; the protein is encoded by the coding sequence ATGTGGATGAAAACAGGTAAGACTTTTGTAAAGCTGGAGAATCAAAATACTCCTGCTGACTTTTTCCGCTGGTTGATTATTGAATTAGCACCCACCATTTTGGGAGAAAAACCGGCGACACTGCTTACCTTTGTCGACTGTCGTAGATTTTCCCGGCAAACCTTTTGGCGTAAATTCGGCGCCGCCTTCCTGCGTGAGGCTACTATCGACTGGACGATTGTCAGGGAGAAGGGCAACAGCCTTACGGTATTGTTTTATCACCCGGAAAGTTTGGAAGGGTGTTTAAAACAAACTGAACATTGCCAGTTTCTGGAGGAGTTTGGCTACAAAGCCGATTGTCCCCTATATGAAAACATAGAATGCTTAAAGCAACGGTATCAGGGCGGGTGTCCGCATGAAATCGGGCTTCTGCTGGGTATACCGCTCAAGGATGTACTGGGTTTTATGGGGAAAGGACAGGAATGTTTGAGCTGCCGGGGCATGTGGTGCATTTATGGCGACCCCAGACCGTCACTCGCGGTTATGGAAAAGATAAACAAGGGTAAAACCTATGCTGCCAGGCTATTAAACAGCGGTGTAAGTCCCCGCAATATCCTGCTGGAAAAATGGCGCAAA